CGTTGCTGCTGGCGGAGGCGCGCGGCGGCAAGCTTGCCGACATCGCCGTGGGTGATCTCGCAGTCCAGCTCGCCCGCGGCTCGATCCAGCTGGTGGCCGAGGAGGTCGAGGACGATCCGATGGTCGCCGACATGCTCGACCTTGGCATTGCTTACGGCCAGGGCGTCGTCTTCTCGCCGCCACGACCGGTCCGCCCCGAGGTCTTCGCCGAACCGCAGCCGGAGGCTGCTCAGGCTTCCGCCGTTCCAGTCCCGCCGCCCGCATCCGCCGAAGTGGTGGAGCATCCCGCCCTGGCATCGCCGCCTGTCGTGAAGCGCGTGCCCTTCCGCGACATCCTGCGCCGCGCCACCGCTTGAACCTTTCCGTGAGGGCGGAAGCACTGGCCCGCGCCGGCGAAGCCGCGTAAACAGGCGGCGCTTGTCCGACAGGAGTTTCCCCGTGCCGTCATCGACCCGCCTTCTGTCCGGGGTTTCGTCCGTCATCGGTCAGTACGAGCTTTGCCTGTGCGATATCTGGGGCGTGGTCCATAACGGCGTTGCGCCCTTCGCTGCGGCCTGTGATGCCCTGGCAAGGATGCGGGCGGGCGGGGTCACTGTCGTGCTGGTCTCGAATGCGCCGCGCCCGCGCTCCGAGATCGCGGTCCAGCTCGGCAAGCTCGGTGTCCCCGGCGATACCTTCGACGCGATCGTCACCTCCGGCGACGTCGCGCGCGACCTGATCGCCCACCGCGCCGGCGAGCCGCTCTATCATCTCGGCCCGCCGCGCGATCTGCCGCTGATGGCCGGGCTCGATGCGCCGCGCGTCGGGCCGGGCGAGGCACACTATGTCGTCTGCACCGGCCTGTTCGACGACGAGACCGAGACGGCCGAGAGCTACGCCGGTCAGCTCGCCGATTTCGCTCGCCGTGACCTGACGCTGATCTGCGCCAATCCGGATCTCGTGGTCGATCGCGGCGGGCGCATCGTCCCTTGCGCCGGTTCACTGGCTGTCGCTTACGAAAAGATTGGCGGCAAGGCGATCTATGCCGGCAAGCCGCATGCGCCGATCTATGACCTCGCCATCCGTCTCGGCCAGGAATTGCGCGGCGAGACGGTCGAAAAGGCACGCATCCTGGCGGTCGGCGACGCGATCCGCACCGACATCGCCGGCGCAGTCGGATATGGGCTTGATTCGCTGATGTGTGTGGCCGGCATCCATGCCGGCGAGATGGCGGGCTTGTCGGAGGAGGCGCTGGAAGACTGGTTCAGCCGGCAGAGCCACCAGCCCGATTACGCCATGCCGCATCTGGCCTGGTAAAAGCTTAGGCGGCGCAGGCCGCCTCGATCTTCGATTTCAGCGTCTGCGCGTTGAACGGCTTGACGATATAGTTGTTCACGCCGGCCTTCTTGGCGGCGATGACGTTCTCGGTCTTCGATTCCGCCGTCACCATGATGAATGGCGTCTCGGAGATGGCGTCCTCGTTGCGGACCTGGCGTAGCAACTCGTAGCCGGTCATCGGCTCCATATTCCAGTCCGAGATCACCAGCCCGTACTTCTTGTCGCGCATCTTGGCGATCGCGGCAGTGCCGTCGGAAGCGTCGTCGACATTCTCGAAGCCGAGCTGCTTCAGGAGGTTACGGATGATCCGCACCATCGTCTGATAGTCGTCCACTACCAGGATCGGCATTGACGGATCGACAGCCATGACGGCGCTCCAAGCAAGTAGTCCGCGGCGCCGACGATGCCGACGCGGGCCGCTCTCGCAGAGAGGCGACCTTTGGTCAACTGTGATAGGCCGGCGACGTTTCAAAGCCGTTAACCCGGTCGCGGAGTGACCTAGCGGCATACGACCTTTGGGGGAGATCAGAACGACCCAACAGGCACCAAAGTTCAATGGTGCGGTGCAGCGAACTGTGAGACCTTCCCTACTCAACCCCGGATGCAGGCGGTCCTCCGCCGTGCTGCAGTTGCGAGAGCTGACCGATGATGGCGAGCACGCTCTATCAAGTTCACGCCTTCGAGGATCTGGTCGTCGGGCAGCGCGAGAGCCTGATGCGCACCGTCATGGAGCGTGATATCTCGCTCTTCGCCGATCTCTCGGGTGACGCCAATCCGATCCATCTCTGTGATCGCTATGCCGCCTCGACCAAGTTCGGCCAGCGCATCGCCCATGGCATGCTGACCGCGAGCCTGGTCTCGGCCCTGCTCGGCACGCGTCTGCCGGGGCCGGGCGCGGTCTATCTCTCGCAGACACTCAATTTCCTCGCGCCAGTGAAGATCGGCGATGTCGTCACCGCCAGCGTCGAAGTGGTCGAGCTCGTGGCCGAGCGCCGCCGTGCCCGGCTGTTCTGCGAATGCCTGGTCGACGGCAAGGCCGTGCTGGAAGGCGAGGCTTGGGTGGCGTTGCCGCGTGCGGTGGCAAAGGGCTGAGGTCCGGCCTTGACGCTCACCGTTGCTTGGGGCCAAACACGGCCCTAGCCGGGGCTTCCCGGCGCCGACCTTGCGTTCCATGACCTCATCTTTCGACGCGCCGCGATCCGTTGCGCAGCCCGTCTTCGTCCTCGAACCCGGCAAGCCGATACCGGCCGACCTGCGCGGCCGCGTGCTGGCGCTCGGCAATTTCGACGGTGTCCATCGCGGCCATGCCGAGCTCGCGCGCGTCGCCGGCGAGATGGCGGCGGAGCAGGGGACCAGCGCCGCGGCGCTGACCTTCGAGCCGCATCCGCGCACCGTGTTCCGGCCGGATCAGCCCGTCTTCCGGCTGACGCCTGAGCCGATCAAGGTCGCGCTCCTCGCCGGCCTTGGGCTCTCGCCCAGCTTCATCATCCCCTTCGATCGCGCAATCGCCGGCATCCCGGCGGAAGCTTTCGTCGATGAACTGCTGCTCGGCCAGCTCGGCGCTGCCGGTCTCGTTTGCGGCTACGACTTCCATTTCGGCAAGGGCCGCACCGGCTCGCCCGAAATGCTGCAGGCGCGCGCCGGCCATGCCGGTATTCCCGTCGCTGTCGTCCCGCCTTTCGCCTTCCAGGGTGAGCCGGTTTCCTCGACCCTCGTACGCGCTGCGCTCGAAACCGGCGATATTGGCCATGCCGCGGCTCTGCTCGGCCGGCCCTGGTTCGTGCGCGGCGAGGTCGCCCATGGCGACAAGCGCGGCCGCGATCTCGGCTATCCCACCGCAAATATGCATCTGTCCCGCGAGTGTCGCCTGCGCTTCGGCATCTATGCGGTCCGGATGAAGATCGACGGTGTCTGGCGCGATGGCGTCGCCAGCTTCGGCAGTCGCCCGACTTTCGACGACGGCGCGCCCCGGCTCGAAACCTTCGTCTTCGGCTTTTCCGGCGATCTCTATGGCAAGACCGTCGATGTCGCCTTCGTCGCCTTTCTGCGCGGTGAGGCGAAGTTCGATACGCTCGAGGCACTGATCGTGCAGATGGATGCCGACAGCGCGAGCGCGCGCGACATCCTGGCGAAAACGCCGGCCTTCCTTCCCTGACGAGGCTTTGCTAGAAGCCGCTGATGTCCGCTCCGCACCTTGTTCTGCTTCGGCGAATTACCGGCCCGGCTGCCGCCCTGCGCTGATGCGCGGGCGTTTGCGCAGGCCGGGACGACGATCGCTTCCTCGTGACATTCCAGGATGGGCGCGCCGCGTGCCGAGCCGCCATCCGCACCGAGCCGGATCATGACCGACAAGACCGCCGAAAAGCCCGAAACGACCGACTATTCGCAGACGCTGTTCCTGCCGCAGACGGAGTTCCCGATGCGCGCCGGGCTGCCGCAGCGCGAGCCCGAGCTGCTCGCCCGCTGGGCCAAGATGGACCTCTACCGCAAGCTGCGCGAGGCCGGCAAAGGCCGCGACCGCTTCGTGCTGCATGACGGCCCGCCTTATGCGAACGGCAACATCCATATCGGCCATGCGCTGAACAAGGTGCTGAAGGATCTGGTGACGCGCTCGCAGCAGATGCTCGGCTACGACTCGAACTATGTGCCGGGCTGGGACTGCCACGGCCTGCCGATCGAGTGGAAGATCGAGGAACAGTACCGCGCCAAGGGCCTGAACAAGGACGATGTCCCGGTCGTCGAGTTCCGCAAGGAATGCCGCGTCTTCGCCGAGAAATGGGTCGATATCCAGCGCAACGAGTTCAAGCGCCTCGGCGTCGAGGGCGACTGGGACGATCCCTACCTGACCATGGCCTATGGCGCCGAGGCGCAGATCGCCCGCGAGATCATGAAGTTCGCGCAGAACGGCCAGCTCTATCGCGGCTCCAAGCCGGTGATGTGGTCGGTGGTCGAGAAGACCGCGCTCGCCGAGGCCGAGGTCGAATACGAGGAGCATACGAGCGACACGATCTTCGCCGCGTTTCCGGTGCTCGGTTCCGGCACGCTCGCCGGCGCGGCGGTACTGATCTGGACGACGACGCCCTGGACGATCCCGGGCAACCGCGCGATCTCGTTCCACAACAAGATCGCCTACGGCCTCTACCGGATCACGGCTGCTCCGGAAGGCAACTGGGCCAAGGTCGGGGCGAGCTATGTGCTGGCCAAGAACCTCGCCGAGTCGGTGTTCAAGGCCGCCAAGGTCGAGGCGTATGAGCTGGTGCGCGATGTTGCTGCGAGCGATCTCGCCGGCCTCGCCAGCGCCCATCCGCTGCGCGGCCACGGCTACGAGTTCGACGTGCCCCTGCTCGACGGCGACCATGTCACCGACGATGCCGGTACCGGTTTCGTCCACACCGCGCCGGGCCATGGCCGCGAGGACTTCGACGTCTGGACGGCCAATGGCCGCATGCTGGCCGAGCGCGGCATCGAGACACGCATCCCCTACACCGTCGACGCCGATGGCCGCTTCACCAAGGAGGCTCCGGGCTTCGAGGGCGCACAGGTCATCACCGACAAGGGCGAGAAGGGCAACGCCAACGAGGTCGTGATCAAGGCACTGGCTGCCTCGGGCAATCTCGTCGCGCGCGGCCGCCTCAAGCACCAATACCCGCATTCATGGCGCTCGAAGAAGCCGGTGATCTTCCGCAACACGCCGCAATGGTTCATCGCCATGGACAAGCCCTATGGCGAGGCGGGCGCCCCCGACCTGGAGGCCCCCGCGCCGACAGCCGGCGGCAATGCCGACACGCTGCGCAATCGGGCGCTGAGCGCGATCAAGCAGACGCAGTGGGTTCCCGCCGCCGGCGAGAACCGCATCAACGGAATGATCGCCAACCGGCCGGACTGGGTGGTCTCGCGCCAGCGCGCCTGGGGCGTGCCGATCACCGTCTTCGTCGAGAAGGAGAGCAAGGAGATCCTGCTCGACCCGAAGGTCAACGCCGCGATCGCCGAAGCCTTCGAGCAGGAGGGCGCCGACGCCTGGTTCACCGACACCGACGGCGCTCGTTTCCTCAAGCCCCATGGCTATGACCCAGCCAAGTACGAGCGTGTCACCGACGTGCTCGATGTCTGGTTCGATTCCGGCTCGACCCACGCCTTCACGCTGGAGAAGCGCGCCGATCTCAAGACCCATCGCGTCGTCGATGGCGGCCGCGACAAGGTGATGTATCTGGAAGGCTCGGACCAGCATCGCGGCTGGTTCCATTCGAGCCTGCTGGAGAGCTGCGGCACGCGTGGCCGCGCGCCCTTCGACGTGGTGCTGACCCACGGCTTCTGCCTCGACGAGAAGGGCGAGAAGATGTCGAAGTCGAAGGGCAACGTCACCGCCCCGCAGGACATCATCAAGGACAGCGGCGCCGACATTCTGCGCCTCTGGGTGGCGGCTGCCGACTATTCCGACGATCTGCGCATCGGCAAGGAGATCCTCAAGACCTTCGTCGAGACCTATCGCAAGCTGCGCAACACCATGCGCTGGATGCTCGGCACGCTCGCCCATTTCGACGAGGCGATCCGCATCTCCGAGCCGGCCTCGATGCCGGAGCTGGAGCGGCTGATGCTGCATCGCCTCGCCGAGCTCGGCCCGCAGGTCGAGGAAGCCTACCGGACCTATGACTACAAGAAGGTCGTGACCCTGCTCTCGCAGTTCATGAACACCGAGCTCTCGGCCTTCTATTTCGACGTCCGCAAGGACGCGCTCTACTGCGATCCGCGCTCCAGCCATGTCCGCAAGAGCGCGCTGACCGTGGTTGATCATCTCTTCCGCTGCCTGACGACCTGGCTCGCGCCGATCCTGGTCTTCACCGCGGAAGAAGCCTGGCTCGAACGCTATCCGGACGCCAGGACCGGCGAGGCTTCCGTCCATCTCGAGCTCTTCGCCAAGGCGGATGAGGCCTGGCTCGCCCCCGAGCTGGCCGAGCGCTGGGCCAAGGTTCGCCGCGTGCGCCGCGTCGTCACCGGCGCGCTCGAGCTGGAGCGCGCCGGCAAGCGCATCGGCTCCTCGCTCGAGGCTGCGTCGATCGTCCACATCGCCGATCCTGATCTGCGCGCGGCACTAAGCGGGCTCGACCTTGCCGAGATCTGCATCACCTCCGGTGCGAAGATCGCGGACGGGGAGGGGCCGGCCGATGCCTTCCGCCTGCCGGACGTGCCTGGCGTCGCGGTCGTGCCGACACGGGCCTCGGGCATCAAATGCGCCCGCTCCTGGAAGTATTTCGATCCGGCCACGGCCGAGCCGGGTTTCCCCGAGGTGACGCCGCGCGACGCCAAGGCGCTGCGCGAGCTCGGGCGCGCGGCATGAAGACCGAGATGACGCCGGCGCGTCGCCTCGGCGTCTGGATCGTCGCGCTGACTTTCGTGCTCGACCAGGCGCTGAAGCTCTGGCTGCTCTTCGGCGCACGCCTTGCCGAGGAGGGGCCGTTCCAGCTCGCCTCCTTCCTGGAGATCGTGCTCGCCTGGAACCGCGGCATCTCCTACGGCCTGTTCCAGCAATCGACCGATATCGGCCGCTGGGCGCTCGTGGTGCTCTCCATCGTCGCGGCGATCTGGCTCTGGCGCTGGATGTGGCGGACAGGGGATCGGCTGACGGTGGTGAGCCTGGCGCTCATTATCGGTGGCGCACTCGGCAATGGGCTCGATCGCATCGTCTACGGCGCAGTCGTCGACTTCGTGCATTTTCATGTCGGCAGCTTCAGCTGGTACATCTTCAACATCGCCGACGCGGCGATCGTCTTCGGCGTGCTCGGACTGCTCTACGAGTCGCTGCGGCCGGGAGCGGACCGTTCGAAATCCGCCTGAACAGCGCTGTGGCCGCCTGCAAACCGGCTGGCCACAGGCCATTTACGTCATTCCGGCAAAAGGGCTCCCGATTTTGCCGGATATGGGTTAAAAGGCCCGCCATGCTTTTGCCG
This sequence is a window from Bosea vestrisii. Protein-coding genes within it:
- a CDS encoding TIGR01459 family HAD-type hydrolase; the encoded protein is MPSSTRLLSGVSSVIGQYELCLCDIWGVVHNGVAPFAAACDALARMRAGGVTVVLVSNAPRPRSEIAVQLGKLGVPGDTFDAIVTSGDVARDLIAHRAGEPLYHLGPPRDLPLMAGLDAPRVGPGEAHYVVCTGLFDDETETAESYAGQLADFARRDLTLICANPDLVVDRGGRIVPCAGSLAVAYEKIGGKAIYAGKPHAPIYDLAIRLGQELRGETVEKARILAVGDAIRTDIAGAVGYGLDSLMCVAGIHAGEMAGLSEEALEDWFSRQSHQPDYAMPHLAW
- a CDS encoding response regulator, whose amino-acid sequence is MAVDPSMPILVVDDYQTMVRIIRNLLKQLGFENVDDASDGTAAIAKMRDKKYGLVISDWNMEPMTGYELLRQVRNEDAISETPFIMVTAESKTENVIAAKKAGVNNYIVKPFNAQTLKSKIEAACAA
- a CDS encoding MaoC family dehydratase — translated: MMASTLYQVHAFEDLVVGQRESLMRTVMERDISLFADLSGDANPIHLCDRYAASTKFGQRIAHGMLTASLVSALLGTRLPGPGAVYLSQTLNFLAPVKIGDVVTASVEVVELVAERRRARLFCECLVDGKAVLEGEAWVALPRAVAKG
- a CDS encoding bifunctional riboflavin kinase/FAD synthetase yields the protein MTSSFDAPRSVAQPVFVLEPGKPIPADLRGRVLALGNFDGVHRGHAELARVAGEMAAEQGTSAAALTFEPHPRTVFRPDQPVFRLTPEPIKVALLAGLGLSPSFIIPFDRAIAGIPAEAFVDELLLGQLGAAGLVCGYDFHFGKGRTGSPEMLQARAGHAGIPVAVVPPFAFQGEPVSSTLVRAALETGDIGHAAALLGRPWFVRGEVAHGDKRGRDLGYPTANMHLSRECRLRFGIYAVRMKIDGVWRDGVASFGSRPTFDDGAPRLETFVFGFSGDLYGKTVDVAFVAFLRGEAKFDTLEALIVQMDADSASARDILAKTPAFLP
- the ileS gene encoding isoleucine--tRNA ligase, which gives rise to MTDKTAEKPETTDYSQTLFLPQTEFPMRAGLPQREPELLARWAKMDLYRKLREAGKGRDRFVLHDGPPYANGNIHIGHALNKVLKDLVTRSQQMLGYDSNYVPGWDCHGLPIEWKIEEQYRAKGLNKDDVPVVEFRKECRVFAEKWVDIQRNEFKRLGVEGDWDDPYLTMAYGAEAQIAREIMKFAQNGQLYRGSKPVMWSVVEKTALAEAEVEYEEHTSDTIFAAFPVLGSGTLAGAAVLIWTTTPWTIPGNRAISFHNKIAYGLYRITAAPEGNWAKVGASYVLAKNLAESVFKAAKVEAYELVRDVAASDLAGLASAHPLRGHGYEFDVPLLDGDHVTDDAGTGFVHTAPGHGREDFDVWTANGRMLAERGIETRIPYTVDADGRFTKEAPGFEGAQVITDKGEKGNANEVVIKALAASGNLVARGRLKHQYPHSWRSKKPVIFRNTPQWFIAMDKPYGEAGAPDLEAPAPTAGGNADTLRNRALSAIKQTQWVPAAGENRINGMIANRPDWVVSRQRAWGVPITVFVEKESKEILLDPKVNAAIAEAFEQEGADAWFTDTDGARFLKPHGYDPAKYERVTDVLDVWFDSGSTHAFTLEKRADLKTHRVVDGGRDKVMYLEGSDQHRGWFHSSLLESCGTRGRAPFDVVLTHGFCLDEKGEKMSKSKGNVTAPQDIIKDSGADILRLWVAAADYSDDLRIGKEILKTFVETYRKLRNTMRWMLGTLAHFDEAIRISEPASMPELERLMLHRLAELGPQVEEAYRTYDYKKVVTLLSQFMNTELSAFYFDVRKDALYCDPRSSHVRKSALTVVDHLFRCLTTWLAPILVFTAEEAWLERYPDARTGEASVHLELFAKADEAWLAPELAERWAKVRRVRRVVTGALELERAGKRIGSSLEAASIVHIADPDLRAALSGLDLAEICITSGAKIADGEGPADAFRLPDVPGVAVVPTRASGIKCARSWKYFDPATAEPGFPEVTPRDAKALRELGRAA
- the lspA gene encoding signal peptidase II; amino-acid sequence: MTPARRLGVWIVALTFVLDQALKLWLLFGARLAEEGPFQLASFLEIVLAWNRGISYGLFQQSTDIGRWALVVLSIVAAIWLWRWMWRTGDRLTVVSLALIIGGALGNGLDRIVYGAVVDFVHFHVGSFSWYIFNIADAAIVFGVLGLLYESLRPGADRSKSA